A portion of the Collinsella aerofaciens genome contains these proteins:
- a CDS encoding YhgE/Pip domain-containing protein, which translates to MKNILHLFKRDVQNVSRSVIGLIVVMGLIIVPCLYAWFNIAGSWDPYGNTGNLKIAVVNTDEGYESDLIPVEVNVGENVTSTLRGNENFDWVVLNDRDKAIEGVKSGAYYAAVVIPKTFSADMMTLFSTEVKHADIEFYENQKANAIAQIVTEKGSSAVQSQVNETFTKTITTIGLKTVSSLLDYMSTDQVSNFIANLSSTLGDSVQDLQDVQASATSLAGILSSTSDSLTSAGGMLKQSGSTEESVKQLMQHAESGIADSEQALKSASDAIDAAIDGSAGSFDNVSTELAKAFDAANLHVNLTVRQLNDGAASLKNRADEIDATANELRSLAGQVSNDKLKAGLEDAAAELDKTAAEYRNNANELTNIATSLTNSMAEVNSSRAEVDQAIADAKAGISGAKSDYDSTFSVKAKELKKTISGVLDSLNGISGDLDSAVSGLTDASGSLAKGLSKAARLVNKASDQLGEASDKISAFKDELDGALMSDDLATIKTMIGNDPDGLAVSLSGPVALDRKPVYPIRNYGSAMAPFYTILSLWVGSIVLAAMMKVSVDDELINELIPVRLHEIYLGRYLFFGGLALLQATLVCAGDILFFGIQCDNPLQFVLAGWVASLVFSNIVYTLTVSFGDIGKALAVVLLVMQVGGSGGTFPIEMTGPVFQAIYPFLPFTHGINAMHAAMAGAYHMEYWIELGILASYLIPSLALGVVFRRPVIKANDWIIEKLESTKLI; encoded by the coding sequence ATGAAAAACATCCTGCACCTGTTTAAGCGCGATGTCCAAAACGTGTCTCGCTCCGTGATTGGCTTGATTGTCGTGATGGGTCTCATTATCGTGCCGTGCCTGTACGCGTGGTTTAACATCGCCGGAAGCTGGGATCCGTATGGCAACACCGGCAATCTCAAGATCGCCGTGGTCAACACCGACGAGGGCTACGAGAGCGATCTGATTCCCGTCGAGGTCAACGTGGGCGAAAACGTAACCTCCACCCTGCGCGGCAACGAGAACTTCGACTGGGTCGTCCTCAACGACCGCGATAAGGCGATTGAGGGCGTTAAGTCGGGCGCGTACTACGCTGCCGTCGTTATCCCTAAAACGTTTAGCGCCGACATGATGACGCTTTTCTCGACCGAGGTGAAGCACGCCGATATCGAGTTCTATGAGAATCAGAAGGCCAACGCCATCGCGCAGATCGTGACTGAAAAGGGTTCGAGCGCCGTCCAGAGTCAGGTCAACGAGACCTTTACCAAGACCATCACGACCATCGGCCTTAAGACCGTGTCCAGCCTGCTCGACTATATGAGCACCGACCAGGTGAGCAACTTTATCGCCAATCTGTCCTCGACGCTGGGCGATTCGGTCCAGGACCTGCAGGACGTTCAGGCCAGTGCAACGTCGCTTGCGGGCATTTTGAGTTCTACGTCCGATTCACTGACATCGGCGGGCGGCATGCTCAAACAGTCCGGATCGACCGAGGAGTCGGTGAAGCAGCTCATGCAGCATGCCGAGAGCGGTATTGCCGATTCCGAGCAAGCGCTCAAGTCCGCCAGCGATGCAATCGATGCCGCTATTGATGGGAGCGCAGGTTCGTTCGATAACGTTTCTACCGAGCTCGCAAAGGCATTCGACGCTGCAAACCTGCATGTCAATCTTACGGTGCGTCAGCTCAACGATGGCGCAGCGTCACTCAAGAACCGTGCCGACGAGATTGATGCCACGGCGAATGAGCTCCGTAGTCTTGCTGGCCAGGTGAGTAACGATAAGCTCAAGGCAGGGCTTGAGGACGCGGCTGCTGAGCTTGACAAAACCGCGGCGGAGTACCGCAACAATGCCAATGAGCTGACGAACATCGCGACGTCGCTCACGAACAGCATGGCCGAGGTCAACAGCTCGCGTGCCGAGGTCGACCAGGCCATCGCCGATGCCAAGGCGGGTATCTCGGGTGCCAAGTCCGACTACGATTCTACGTTCTCGGTTAAGGCCAAGGAGCTCAAGAAGACCATTTCGGGCGTTCTGGATTCCCTGAACGGTATCTCGGGTGACCTAGATAGCGCCGTGAGCGGTCTGACCGACGCCTCTGGTTCGCTCGCGAAGGGTCTCTCCAAGGCTGCAAGGCTCGTCAACAAGGCTTCCGATCAGCTGGGTGAGGCATCGGACAAGATTAGCGCGTTCAAGGACGAGCTCGACGGTGCCCTTATGTCGGACGATCTGGCCACGATCAAGACGATGATCGGCAACGACCCCGATGGCCTCGCCGTGTCGCTTTCCGGCCCCGTTGCGCTCGATCGCAAGCCGGTCTATCCGATCCGCAACTACGGCTCGGCCATGGCGCCGTTCTACACGATTTTGTCGCTGTGGGTGGGCTCGATTGTTCTGGCGGCCATGATGAAGGTCTCGGTTGACGATGAGCTCATCAACGAACTCATCCCCGTGCGCCTGCACGAGATCTACCTGGGCCGTTATCTGTTCTTTGGCGGTCTGGCCTTGCTGCAGGCAACGCTCGTGTGCGCGGGCGACATTCTGTTCTTTGGCATCCAGTGCGACAACCCCCTGCAGTTTGTGCTTGCCGGCTGGGTCGCGAGCCTCGTGTTCTCCAATATCGTCTACACGCTCACGGTTTCGTTTGGAGATATCGGCAAGGCCCTCGCCGTCGTGCTGCTGGTCATGCAGGTCGGCGGTTCGGGCGGTACGTTCCCCATCGAGATGACCGGTCCCGTGTTCCAGGCGATCTATCCGTTCCTGCCGTTTACCCACGGCATCAACGCCATGCACGCCGCCATGGCCGGTGCCTACCATATGGAGTACTGGATTGAGCTGGGTATCTTGGCGAGCTACCTGATTCCGTCGCTGGCCCTGGGCGTCGTCTTCCGCCGCCCGGTTATCAAAGCCAACGACTGGATCATCGAAAAGCTGGAGTCAACCAAATTGATTTAA
- a CDS encoding DMT family transporter gives MAQYAANEIENLPDSPVAREDLGAGGTFRGAGARSPLFWKVLLLSVAIIWGYSFTTMKDALDTIPVFELLYIRFLPAALVMLVIFRKRIAAHLNARNLIVGLSMGALMWAAYALQTVGLAQTTAGKNAFLTGTYCILVPFASYFLSGEKLTRYNLGAALLCLAGIGLVALDSVEFNIGDAITLGGAVFFAIQMAVTAKYGRKMDINVITFWMFVGNGVLSLISSLLFETQAPTSVWTPSFIGVMAFLSVGCTCVALLIQNVGLAHVPASTGSLLLSMESPSGVLFSVLLMGEALTSRLLAGFVLIFLSIILSETHFDFLRRNN, from the coding sequence ATGGCCCAATACGCTGCCAACGAAATCGAAAACTTGCCCGATAGCCCTGTTGCTCGCGAGGACCTGGGCGCGGGCGGCACCTTCCGTGGTGCTGGTGCTCGTTCGCCGTTGTTCTGGAAAGTTCTACTGCTTTCGGTGGCGATTATCTGGGGCTACTCCTTTACCACTATGAAGGACGCGCTCGACACCATTCCGGTGTTCGAACTGCTCTATATTCGTTTTCTTCCTGCGGCGCTGGTCATGCTTGTTATCTTTCGCAAGCGCATCGCCGCCCACCTTAACGCTCGCAATCTGATTGTTGGTCTGAGCATGGGCGCGCTCATGTGGGCAGCCTATGCCTTGCAGACGGTCGGTCTGGCTCAGACCACGGCGGGTAAGAACGCTTTTTTGACGGGCACCTATTGCATTTTGGTCCCGTTCGCGAGCTATTTCCTAAGCGGCGAAAAGCTCACTCGTTACAACTTGGGCGCCGCATTGCTCTGCCTGGCGGGCATTGGCCTGGTGGCGCTCGATAGCGTCGAGTTCAACATCGGTGATGCCATCACGCTGGGCGGTGCGGTTTTCTTTGCCATCCAGATGGCGGTGACCGCCAAGTACGGTCGCAAAATGGATATCAACGTCATTACGTTTTGGATGTTTGTGGGCAATGGCGTCTTGAGCCTTATCTCGTCGCTGTTGTTCGAGACCCAAGCGCCCACGTCCGTGTGGACGCCGAGCTTTATCGGCGTGATGGCCTTTCTCTCGGTGGGCTGCACGTGCGTGGCGCTGCTCATCCAAAACGTCGGCTTGGCGCACGTCCCGGCCTCGACGGGCTCATTGCTCCTATCGATGGAGTCCCCCTCGGGCGTGTTGTTTTCGGTGCTGCTGATGGGGGAGGCGCTCACTTCGCGTCTGCTCGCCGGCTTCGTCCTCATCTTCTTGTCGATCATCTTGAGCGAGACACATTTCGATTTTTTGCGCCGAAATAATTGA
- a CDS encoding GNAT family N-acetyltransferase, producing the protein MDIQLKTGCFDDAALVRRVIFMDEQGYENEFDAIDEDPNCIHVTLYVDGELAGCSRVFPEELERAADAEAPVSPACDLDEGVAAGETYIMGRVAVLPSMRRRGLASKIVEASDTCARDAGAKLIKLHAQEYVLPLYAKAGYTQIAPVDYEDEGQPHAWMAKRVDGR; encoded by the coding sequence ATGGATATCCAACTTAAGACGGGATGCTTTGATGACGCGGCGTTGGTGCGCCGCGTCATTTTTATGGACGAGCAGGGCTACGAGAATGAGTTCGACGCTATCGACGAGGATCCGAACTGCATTCATGTGACGCTCTATGTAGACGGCGAGCTTGCCGGTTGCTCGCGCGTGTTTCCCGAAGAGCTTGAGCGCGCGGCTGACGCAGAGGCTCCGGTGTCGCCGGCGTGCGACTTGGACGAAGGTGTCGCGGCGGGGGAGACCTACATTATGGGGCGCGTGGCCGTGCTGCCGAGCATGCGCCGTCGCGGTTTGGCGAGCAAGATTGTCGAGGCCAGTGATACGTGCGCGCGTGATGCCGGCGCCAAGCTCATTAAGCTGCATGCTCAGGAATACGTGCTGCCGCTCTATGCCAAGGCGGGCTACACGCAGATTGCCCCGGTGGACTACGAAGACGAGGGCCAGCCTCATGCCTGGATGGCCAAGCGCGTAGATGGCAGATAG
- a CDS encoding tyrosine-protein phosphatase, with product MRDIHCHILPGVDDGAADLDESLAMLEAAKRAGVTRIVCTPHCRDPYFDYDKMWDAFELLRDNADGFPLQMGFEVNHRKLVELGIDAAEHLHFDGTNEFLLELSTHADAYAFREYENTIYDLQCRGYQVIIAHPERYRAVQKDVSVAERLVDMGCKLQASADFIAGGRFGREKKPAQRLFDQNLYSFIASDAHNVGHYDCLAKARAKFSVRGAHFR from the coding sequence ATGCGTGACATTCATTGCCATATCTTGCCGGGTGTAGACGACGGCGCTGCCGATCTCGATGAGAGCTTGGCGATGCTCGAGGCTGCCAAGCGGGCTGGTGTAACCAGAATTGTTTGCACTCCTCACTGCCGTGATCCCTATTTTGATTACGACAAGATGTGGGATGCCTTTGAGCTGCTGCGCGATAACGCTGACGGTTTTCCGCTCCAGATGGGCTTCGAGGTCAACCATCGAAAGCTCGTTGAGCTTGGTATCGATGCCGCGGAGCACTTGCATTTCGATGGGACCAACGAGTTTCTGCTCGAGCTTTCGACGCATGCCGATGCGTATGCGTTTAGAGAGTACGAGAACACGATTTACGATTTGCAGTGCCGTGGCTACCAGGTGATCATCGCTCATCCTGAGCGCTATCGTGCGGTTCAAAAGGATGTAAGCGTGGCGGAGCGCCTGGTCGATATGGGCTGCAAGCTGCAGGCTTCGGCGGACTTTATTGCCGGCGGTCGCTTTGGTCGCGAGAAAAAGCCGGCACAGCGCCTGTTCGATCAGAACCTGTACAGCTTCATCGCGAGCGATGCCCATAACGTGGGTCATTACGATTGCCTGGCGAAGGCTCGCGCGAAGTTTAGCGTGCGCGGAGCTCATTTTCGCTAA
- a CDS encoding M20 family metallopeptidase: MAPAQSDFQPQPAPKATQAAQAAIGDGLVAEAQAFADKLAAWRHDLHQTPELGNRLPQTSAYIQARLIEMGIPFATLVDGSCVVGLIGAGAAVAAQGNGTCTDDQAGTVIMLRGDMDALPVAEESGEPFASVNGCMHACGHDMHATALLGAARLLKAREAELVDANATVKLLFQPGEETFEGARAAIADGLLQNPRPQAAFAMHVNSQSPLGLVLYGSPALSGVYGFRITLQGKGGHGSSPEICIDPITAGVHVHLALQELISREVPAAKEVALTVGKFAGGQAANVIPDTCVLEGTLRGFDVELMAHLKARIAEVVNGVAATYRTPATIETLSDVPPLVLDDDMTQASLGYVGATLPKAAFLPLFHAMASEDFALISSEIPSAYFTVGAAVTDTDEHFAQHHPKARFNDAELPLGAAAYAAVALGYIADHR, encoded by the coding sequence ATGGCACCAGCTCAGTCCGATTTTCAACCGCAACCAGCGCCCAAGGCCACCCAGGCAGCGCAAGCCGCTATCGGTGACGGTCTTGTTGCCGAGGCTCAAGCTTTTGCAGACAAGCTTGCTGCGTGGCGCCACGACCTGCACCAGACGCCCGAGTTGGGTAATCGCCTTCCGCAAACCTCTGCGTATATCCAGGCACGGCTGATCGAGATGGGCATCCCGTTTGCCACACTCGTCGACGGCTCCTGTGTTGTGGGCCTCATCGGTGCCGGTGCGGCCGTGGCGGCCCAGGGCAACGGTACGTGCACGGACGATCAGGCCGGCACGGTCATCATGCTGCGCGGTGACATGGATGCCCTTCCCGTCGCGGAAGAGTCGGGCGAGCCTTTCGCCTCTGTCAACGGCTGCATGCATGCTTGCGGCCACGATATGCATGCGACGGCCCTGCTTGGTGCCGCCCGCCTGCTCAAGGCTCGCGAGGCCGAGCTTGTCGATGCCAATGCCACGGTTAAGCTGCTGTTTCAGCCGGGCGAGGAAACCTTTGAGGGCGCTCGCGCTGCCATTGCCGATGGTCTTCTGCAGAACCCGCGTCCCCAGGCGGCTTTCGCCATGCATGTTAACAGCCAATCGCCGCTCGGCCTGGTGCTCTATGGGAGCCCGGCGCTTTCGGGCGTGTACGGTTTCCGCATTACACTGCAGGGCAAGGGCGGCCATGGCTCGAGCCCCGAGATCTGCATCGACCCCATCACGGCCGGCGTCCATGTGCACCTGGCACTCCAGGAGCTCATCTCCCGCGAGGTGCCGGCGGCCAAGGAGGTCGCACTTACCGTGGGTAAGTTTGCCGGCGGACAGGCGGCAAACGTCATTCCCGACACCTGCGTGCTCGAAGGAACGCTGCGCGGCTTTGACGTCGAGCTCATGGCGCATCTTAAGGCCCGCATCGCCGAGGTCGTCAACGGCGTAGCGGCAACGTATCGCACGCCGGCGACCATCGAGACGCTCTCGGATGTTCCGCCGCTCGTACTCGATGACGATATGACCCAGGCATCGCTGGGCTATGTGGGTGCGACATTGCCCAAGGCAGCTTTCCTGCCGTTGTTCCACGCCATGGCGAGCGAGGACTTTGCGCTTATCTCGAGCGAGATCCCGAGCGCGTACTTTACCGTGGGCGCCGCTGTAACCGATACGGATGAGCATTTTGCCCAGCACCATCCCAAGGCGCGCTTTAACGACGCCGAGCTGCCGCTCGGTGCCGCGGCTTATGCGGCAGTCGCTTTGGGCTATATCGCCGACCACCGGTAG
- a CDS encoding YhgE/Pip domain-containing protein: MSLGSKLSNAKVSFAIFKRDIKRLLVNPVALVVTLGVCVIPSLYAWYNIVANWDPYGNTQGIKIAIANNDRGTQNDLVGELNAGDKVVDQLKENDQLGWTFVDSAADAKEGVESGEYYAAIVIPKNFSDNLVSMLDGNYHQPKLTYYVNEKKSAIAPKVTDTGANTIEEQINSEFVSTVGETVAGIAKDAGVDLKDKATQTQDSLAGSVSEASDTLGEVRDSIGDMNTAIDKTSSSIASADAALAGLQGQAPSLTQAIAQGNDLLGEARTTAGKSITSLSKALSEGSLALTKTSASANAAIGKLTGTVTSTTTRIDNSLGSLQATIDHNKAVIGHLEILVNDTSTGSEEIDARIVSTIDSLREQNQKLQSIKDGLSAQSRAMTNDATLISNASNALNTAIKTGTANLGQAQTDLGQNALPKASSALDSFAAVSGDLTGIVSGMTPTIASARGTLAQLDATLKQAKTTLSQTDASLAKVQDKLATAANDIAALQTSESMGELADLMDVDVNDVADFMASPVELTSKSIYPVKSFGSGIAPFYTNLALWVGGYVLIAIYKLEVDREGIGSFTARQGYFGRWLLMVILGAFQAIIVTVGDLVIGVQCVNPLLFVLGGIAISFTYVNIIYALSTTFKHIGKAIGVILVIVQIPGSSGMYPIEMMPGFFQWLHPLLPFTYGINLLRETVGGMYSFNYLFNLCILGVFLIVALFIGLQLRPLLLNLNLLFDKQLSTTGLMICESNDLPRQRYSLRTAMRVMLDSDSYRRELLDHAVAFEHRYPYYIKGGFAAVVGVQVLLFVLSTVLDIDNNGKIILLVIWIISVIAICGWLINIEYIRASLNTQMRISALSDEDLRREMREHTAAIPAARRMFGLNASERGTKDSEQPTSRLPHTGAHRKAHDADGVDNVNGNDGDTTPLGKHSKGGEA; this comes from the coding sequence GTGAGTCTCGGCAGCAAACTATCCAATGCAAAGGTCTCCTTTGCGATATTTAAGCGCGACATTAAGCGACTGCTTGTGAACCCCGTCGCCTTGGTGGTTACCCTTGGCGTGTGCGTTATTCCCTCGCTGTATGCCTGGTACAACATCGTGGCCAACTGGGATCCGTACGGAAACACCCAGGGCATCAAGATTGCCATCGCCAACAACGATCGGGGCACCCAAAACGACCTGGTGGGCGAGCTCAATGCGGGCGACAAGGTTGTCGACCAGCTCAAAGAGAACGATCAGCTGGGCTGGACCTTCGTCGATTCGGCCGCCGATGCTAAAGAGGGCGTCGAGAGCGGTGAATATTACGCTGCCATCGTGATCCCCAAGAACTTCTCTGACAATCTTGTCTCAATGCTCGACGGCAATTACCATCAGCCCAAGCTCACGTACTACGTCAATGAGAAGAAGAGCGCTATTGCGCCCAAGGTCACCGACACTGGCGCCAATACCATCGAGGAGCAGATCAACTCGGAATTTGTCTCTACGGTGGGCGAGACTGTTGCCGGAATCGCGAAAGATGCCGGAGTCGATTTAAAGGACAAAGCGACCCAGACCCAGGATTCGCTGGCTGGTTCGGTGTCCGAAGCGTCTGATACCCTGGGCGAAGTACGTGATTCCATCGGCGACATGAACACCGCCATCGACAAGACAAGCAGCTCGATTGCTTCGGCCGATGCTGCGTTGGCGGGCCTGCAGGGACAGGCGCCTTCGCTAACGCAGGCAATCGCTCAGGGTAATGATTTGCTGGGCGAAGCTCGCACCACGGCTGGCAAGTCCATCACCTCGCTCTCCAAGGCACTTTCGGAGGGCAGCCTTGCGCTCACCAAGACGTCAGCCTCCGCGAACGCTGCGATTGGCAAGCTGACGGGTACGGTCACATCTACGACCACCCGCATCGACAACTCGCTCGGGTCTCTCCAAGCGACGATCGATCACAATAAGGCCGTTATCGGGCACTTGGAGATTCTCGTCAATGACACGTCGACAGGTTCCGAGGAAATTGACGCGCGCATTGTATCGACCATCGATTCGCTTCGCGAGCAAAACCAGAAGCTGCAGAGCATCAAGGATGGCCTTTCTGCACAGTCGCGCGCCATGACAAACGACGCTACGCTAATCTCGAACGCGAGCAACGCACTCAACACGGCAATTAAGACCGGTACGGCTAACCTCGGTCAGGCTCAGACCGATCTGGGGCAGAACGCGCTGCCGAAGGCTTCGAGCGCGCTTGACTCCTTTGCCGCCGTTTCGGGCGATTTGACCGGCATTGTATCGGGTATGACCCCCACGATAGCGAGCGCGCGCGGCACGCTGGCGCAGCTCGACGCCACGCTCAAGCAGGCAAAGACCACGCTGTCCCAAACCGATGCCTCCCTTGCCAAGGTTCAGGACAAGCTCGCGACCGCCGCTAATGACATTGCGGCGCTGCAGACCTCTGAGTCTATGGGCGAGTTAGCCGACCTCATGGACGTCGACGTCAATGACGTGGCAGATTTCATGGCATCTCCGGTTGAGCTGACGTCCAAGTCAATCTATCCGGTCAAGAGCTTTGGCTCGGGCATCGCGCCCTTCTACACCAATCTGGCGCTGTGGGTAGGCGGCTATGTGCTCATCGCTATCTACAAGCTCGAGGTCGACCGCGAGGGCATCGGTAGCTTTACGGCGCGTCAGGGCTACTTTGGCCGCTGGCTGCTGATGGTGATCCTGGGTGCGTTCCAGGCCATTATCGTTACGGTGGGCGACCTGGTCATTGGCGTTCAGTGCGTCAATCCGCTGCTCTTTGTGCTGGGCGGCATCGCTATCTCGTTCACTTACGTCAACATCATCTATGCGCTGTCCACCACCTTTAAGCATATCGGCAAGGCAATCGGCGTCATCCTCGTCATTGTGCAGATCCCCGGTTCGTCGGGCATGTATCCCATTGAGATGATGCCCGGCTTCTTCCAATGGCTGCATCCGCTGCTGCCCTTCACCTATGGCATCAACCTGCTGCGCGAGACCGTCGGTGGCATGTATTCGTTCAACTACCTGTTCAACCTGTGCATCCTGGGCGTGTTCCTGATCGTGGCGCTCTTTATCGGTCTGCAGCTGCGCCCGTTGCTGCTCAACCTCAATCTGCTCTTTGATAAGCAGCTTTCCACGACGGGCCTCATGATCTGCGAGTCCAACGACCTGCCGCGCCAGCGCTATTCGCTGCGCACGGCCATGCGCGTCATGCTCGATTCGGATTCGTACCGTCGCGAGCTGCTCGATCATGCCGTGGCGTTTGAGCATCGCTACCCGTACTACATCAAGGGCGGTTTTGCCGCCGTGGTAGGCGTCCAGGTCCTGCTCTTTGTACTTTCGACGGTGCTCGATATCGACAATAACGGCAAGATCATCCTGCTTGTTATCTGGATCATTTCGGTCATCGCCATCTGTGGCTGGCTCATCAACATCGAGTACATCCGTGCGAGCCTCAATACCCAGATGCGTATCTCGGCGCTTTCGGATGAGGACCTGCGTCGCGAGATGCGCGAGCACACGGCCGCCATTCCTGCTGCCCGTCGCATGTTTGGTCTCAACGCCAGCGAGCGGGGCACCAAGGACAGCGAACAGCCCACGAGCCGTCTGCCGCATACCGGTGCGCATCGTAAAGCTCATGATGCCGACGGCGTTGACAACGTAAACGGAAACGACGGGGACACCACCCCGCTTGGCAAGCACTCCAAAGGAGGTGAGGCATAA
- the htpG gene encoding molecular chaperone HtpG gives MRQFKTESKKLLDLMINSIYTNKEIFLRELISNASDAVDKLNFKSLQDPSVKIDQGDLAIRVSFDKDARTITISDNGIGMTAEELERNLGTIAHSGSEEFKTENAEQQGSDVDIIGQFGVGFYSAFMVASHVKVVSRAYGEDVAHVWESDGLEGYTIEDGERAEHGTDVILTLRENEKLDADGEAETYDRFLTEWGLKSLIQQYSNYVRYPIQMMVSKSRQKPKPEDAGDDYKPEYEDYQELETVNSMTPIWKKHSSDVEQKDYDEFYKSTFHDFDDPARTISFHAEGTLEYDALLFVPGRAPFDLYSKDYEKGLALYSSNVLIMEKCDDLLPDYYNFVRGVVDSADVSLNISRETLQQNRQLKAIAKRVEKKITADLEDMRDNDREAYEKFFENFGRGLKYGIYSSYGMKADELADLLLFWSAKEQKMITLAEYAKGMPEDQKAIYYAAGDSRERLAKMPVVKGVLDRGYDVLLLTQDVDEFTFQAMREYVAADMPKIYEDDAAREAAEKAVADGAEPEVEDRHLELKNVATGDLDLATEDEKKEAEDATKENEDLFSAMKEALGDKVEKVAVSARLTDAPACITTEGPLSLEMEKVLQKGPEGAPDGMPKSQRVLELNAKHPVFDKLVAAQKAGDADKIKQYSGLLYDQALLVEGILPEDPVAFAAAVCNLM, from the coding sequence ATGCGTCAATTTAAGACCGAGAGCAAAAAACTGCTCGACCTCATGATCAACTCCATCTACACCAATAAAGAAATCTTCCTGCGCGAGCTTATCTCTAACGCGAGCGACGCCGTCGACAAGCTCAACTTTAAGAGCCTGCAGGACCCGAGCGTCAAGATCGACCAGGGCGACCTGGCCATTCGCGTCTCCTTTGATAAAGACGCCCGCACCATTACCATCTCGGATAACGGCATTGGCATGACCGCCGAGGAGCTGGAGCGCAATCTGGGCACCATCGCCCATTCCGGCTCCGAGGAGTTTAAGACCGAGAACGCCGAGCAGCAGGGCTCCGATGTCGACATCATCGGTCAGTTTGGCGTGGGCTTCTACTCGGCTTTTATGGTCGCCAGCCATGTGAAGGTCGTCAGCCGCGCCTACGGCGAGGATGTCGCCCATGTGTGGGAATCCGACGGTCTTGAGGGCTACACCATCGAGGACGGCGAGCGCGCCGAGCACGGTACCGATGTCATCCTGACGCTGCGCGAGAACGAGAAGCTCGATGCCGACGGCGAGGCCGAGACCTACGATCGCTTCCTGACCGAGTGGGGTCTCAAGAGCCTGATTCAGCAGTACAGTAACTATGTGCGTTACCCGATCCAGATGATGGTGTCCAAGAGCCGCCAGAAACCCAAGCCCGAGGACGCCGGCGACGATTACAAGCCCGAGTACGAGGACTACCAGGAGCTCGAGACCGTCAATTCCATGACACCGATCTGGAAGAAGCACAGCTCCGATGTCGAGCAGAAGGACTACGACGAGTTCTACAAGTCCACGTTCCACGACTTTGACGATCCTGCGCGCACCATCAGCTTCCACGCCGAGGGCACGCTCGAGTATGACGCCCTGCTGTTTGTGCCGGGACGCGCGCCGTTCGATCTGTACAGCAAGGACTACGAGAAGGGTCTGGCGCTCTACAGCTCCAACGTCCTGATCATGGAGAAGTGCGACGACCTGCTGCCCGACTACTACAACTTTGTCCGCGGCGTCGTGGATTCCGCCGACGTGTCGCTCAACATCTCGCGCGAGACGCTGCAGCAGAACCGTCAGCTCAAGGCCATCGCCAAGCGTGTGGAAAAGAAGATTACCGCCGACCTTGAGGATATGCGTGACAACGACCGCGAGGCCTACGAGAAGTTCTTTGAGAACTTTGGCCGCGGTCTTAAGTACGGCATCTACTCGAGCTATGGCATGAAGGCCGATGAGCTCGCCGACCTGTTGCTGTTCTGGTCTGCCAAGGAACAGAAGATGATTACCCTGGCCGAGTATGCCAAGGGCATGCCTGAGGATCAGAAGGCCATCTACTACGCCGCCGGCGACTCGCGTGAGCGCTTGGCCAAGATGCCCGTGGTAAAGGGCGTGCTCGACCGCGGCTATGACGTGCTGCTGCTGACGCAGGATGTGGATGAGTTCACGTTCCAGGCTATGCGTGAGTACGTTGCCGCCGATATGCCCAAGATCTACGAGGACGATGCTGCCCGCGAGGCTGCCGAGAAGGCTGTGGCCGACGGTGCCGAGCCCGAGGTCGAGGATCGTCATCTAGAGCTCAAGAACGTTGCGACCGGTGATCTTGACCTGGCGACCGAGGACGAGAAGAAGGAGGCCGAGGACGCCACCAAGGAGAACGAGGACCTCTTTAGCGCTATGAAGGAGGCGCTCGGTGACAAGGTCGAGAAAGTCGCCGTCTCCGCGCGCCTGACCGATGCCCCCGCTTGTATCACCACCGAGGGCCCACTTTCGCTCGAGATGGAGAAGGTGCTCCAGAAGGGACCCGAGGGCGCGCCCGACGGCATGCCCAAGAGCCAACGCGTGCTCGAGCTCAACGCCAAGCACCCGGTCTTTGACAAGCTTGTCGCTGCCCAGAAGGCAGGCGACGCCGACAAGATCAAGCAGTACTCTGGTCTGCTCTACGATCAGGCCCTGCTGGTCGAGGGCATCCTCCCCGAGGACCCCGTTGCCTTCGCGGCGGCTGTTTGCAACTTGATGTAG